From Paenibacillus sp. PvR098:
TTTGATGGTATGTCGGATTTTGTCACTACAGCTGTTTTACCAAGGAACATACCAGCCATTGAGAAAAGAATATCATACTCATTCAATTGAGATCTTCGCATTTTTTCTTGAGTTGAATCATTAATAAATTTCAGTTTGCTCTTATCCAAATATTTGCTATCAGTTAGAGATTCAGCTCTAAAAAATTTAACACCTTCGTTAGTAAAACCGCTACCTATGGTAGATGGAGTTGTCCCTTTGGTTATCTTTAGCGAAAGATCTCCTAATTTTACGGGTTTCCAATCATCAAAACTCATACCCGATAGCCCCCAGACTCTTCTTGATCTTCTCATCCAGCACAGAAGAATCCGACATCAAATCTGCAAGCTCTGAAACAAGCTTCTCCATCTTTTCCTCAAACGGCTCATCATCTGTAATTTCCTTCACACCAACGTACCGCCCAGGTGTAAGTACATTATTATGCTTTTGAATCTCTTCCAGATTTGCCGACTTGCAAAAACCAATTTCATCTTGATATCCGTCATTGTTCAGCCATTTGTGGTACGTATCTGCAATCGATTTAATGTCATCTTCATTCAATTCACGCAACTTGCGGCTGATCAACGTTCCCTTATCACGGGCATCAATAAACAGCACTTCGCCTTTGCGTTTCTTGCCGCGACGCAGGAACCATAAACAAACCGGAATACCCGTAGTAAAGAAGAGCTTATCCGGCAGCGCCACAATACAATCGACCAAATCTTCCTCAATAAACTTGGCACGGATATTGCCTTCACCAGAAGTTTGGGACGATAAAGAACCGTTTGCCAGTACAATACCGGCAACACCTTTGGACGGTTTCAGCTTCGAAATCATATGAGAGAGCCAACCATAGTTCGCATTCCCTTTTGCCGGAATGCCCCATTTCCAGCGCGAATCGTTCAGGAGGCTGTCTTGTCCCCAATCGCTGATATTGAATGGGGGATTAGCCAAGATATAATCAAATTTCACATCCTTAAATTGATCGTCATGGAAGGTGTCCGCGTGAATTTTTCCAAGATTCGCTTCAATTCCACGAATGGCAAGGTTCATCGTCGCAAGTCGGCGTGTCTCCGCATTTAGTTCTTGACCATAGACGGATAGCTTGTATGCATTGCCGCCATGCGCTTGCACGAACTTCTGCGCTTGAACGAACATACCTCCTGAACCACAGCAGGGGTCATAAATGGTGCCTTCAAATGGTTCAATCATTTCAACCAGTAATTTAACAACGCTGCTGGGCGTATAAAACTCACCGCCGCCTTGTCCGAGCATAAAGGCGAATTTGCCGAGGAAATATTCGTATACGCGACCAAGCGCATCTTCTTCAATCAGCAACGTATCGGCGTTTTCAAACACCATCACGACTTCGCCAACTCTGCGTTGGTCAACATCGGCACCGGAATAAATCTTCGGAAGGACCCCGGCAAGCTTCTTATTTTCTTTCTCGATGGCAATAAAGGCTTCATCAATGATTTGTCCGATATTTGGCTTCGTTGCGTTCTCGATAATATGCTTCCAGCGAGCCTTTTCCGGCACATAAAATACATTGAAACGTTCGTATTCATCGCGATCATCTTCAAAACCGTCGCCTTCTGCCACAAGCTCGTTGTAGCGATGGTCGAACCGGTCCGATATGTATTTAAGAAAAATGATGCCGAGTACGACATCTTTGTATTTGGAAGAGGCGATACTGCCTCTGAGCTTATCTGCGGCTGCCCATAGTTTATCTTCTAAGCTCGTAACAAGATTTTCCTTTGCCATTACGTTTGAATCCTCCAATGATTGTTTGTCTTTAATTATAACTGATATTATAGACGATAAGATGTCAGGAAACGGATGTTCCGGTGGTAATTAAATGATACGATAAATCCGACACGATCTTTATTGTTTCGACTAACTGCTTCCAATTTCCTGCTTATATAGGAAAAAAGCCCCGCATCAATTCAAGCGGAGCGTAGAACATAGATTCTCGAAAATTAATCTTTTTTCTCTAAAAGAAAAAATAATTAGCACTTAAGCAAAGACTGGACGGTAGTAATGAAAGAGTTATTATGAATACCGAAATCCACCTTATTTAGGAGAAGTTGAGATCCATCTTGAAAGGTCAATTCCAACTGTACGTCTTTAAACCTACTAAATGCCGTTATTTCCCCATGAGATATTGTCATCATTTGAATATTTTTTTGAGTAATATCACTAATTTTCCTAACAGTAAATTGAACATCCGGATTTTCATTAAAAAAATTAATTGTCCCATTTACAATGAATGATTGGTTATGGGCGAGAAATACTATTGGCATATTATTATCTCGGTCTGTTTTCAAAAATACGGTTTCTTCGCCTTCCGGGACCGTCGCTTCAAGTAATGATTGTAGCTGTCTTCCACATTCAAACCGTTTTAACCAATCAATAAAATTATGGTAAGAGTCCATATGTAATTCTCCCTAATGCGTCTATATTTTCAAGGCAGTTAGAATATGGTTCTTCCAAATCGTACGCACGATTGTCTCGGGTGTTGTCGATTCATCGCGGTCATAGAAATTCATTGTCATCCTGAGAGATAGGGTATCATTTTTAACTTCACTATAAATCATCTCATTCATTGAATTATCATTAAAGGAATGTGCTCCATAATGGAAATTTATTGATGGAGATGAATGGCTAAACCCACCGACCCACATTTTAAGCCCTGTTTTCAGTTGTCCATCTACGTAAGAATTAAACATGCATTTTTGGCTACTGTCCTCAACAAGAGTAAACTTGAAATTTGGATTTACGGACTGAACATGCTCGAACAATTGGATAAAGAGATCTTTCACCTCTTTATAACTTCGTTTAAGATGTTCTTCTTTATCGAGATCCGTGTATTTTTTTAGATTTGGCATTTGAATATCTGCAAACAAAGATTTTGCTGACTTAGTTGGTACTGATGGTGTAATCACTGCTGAATCAAATTGTGGTATTTCCCCTAAAGGCGCTTTTTGATAAGGACTAACTCGGTAAATCCGGCGTATCAATTCCTGTAGCTTGTTTTCAAATTGTTCCTCATTCGAAAAGTCAATCGCATAATAGTCCTGCATATGGAAAGGAAATACTACATCGAAATCCCCTGAATGTCGCATTATTAAAATAATTTTATCTTTATTTCTACGTAGCGTTGGTAATAGTAACTCCGATTCAAAACCAACTCCACCAGTAAATGAATTTGCCTTATTAGCGTAATTTTCTGTTAGGACAACAACTACATAGTCATAATCATGCATAGCCTCGATCATCATTTGGTTTAAATTAACTGTTTTCTCGTATAACACAAACTTGTCAATTTGTGCATCGATTCCACCATCAGCACGTAACCGATTGGCGAGATCTACGACCCATTGTTCATGCTGGCGATTATCCCAACTATAGCTAAAAAAAGCTTTTATTCGCTCTTTCATACGAACCCCTTCTTTCGGGTGTTAAGATTGTATGGGTATTACAATAATGGCACATCAAGAAACATACGTTCCTATAATTTATTATAAGAATTATTGATTCTCGGGTCAATGTGTACTACAACATCCGTGATTCATTAGACCAACCCTTCCATTTACCCGGTTGCAAAAGAAAAAAGCCCCACATCAGCAGAGCAATGATTCAACTCAAATACAACATTTATATTTAAATTGGCGTAATGGTGGCTTAGCTTAAATTCAATTCGTGGCACCCCATCTGATGGATAATCCGGAATAATACATTCAACATATTTATCCAATCCTTCAGATTGAATCAATTGAAAAGCCCTCCTCATAGCTTCGGGGCAATAACGCTGTTTTTCTCCCTTTAGAACGTATAGGTTAAGTTTATGTGCTTTACCACTGATTTTTTCATAATCCATATAGGAAAAGGATAGTGGGGGATGCGAAATTTTATCTTTGTCCGTTACGTATGTAAAACCATGACGTTTTAGCAAGTTTGTAATCTTAGAGCGTAATTCTTTTCTGTTCATGTTTATTCGCCTCTCGATATGCTCAAGAGCTTTATCAGGAACATAATTTGGTCTGCCCCACGTCTGTCGGCACTCCGATTAATCCAAGTAATTTAAGACGAAGTTTATACCGCATTATCAAAAAAGCAAGCGTTACTCGTGTTACATTTCATGAATTAAGGCATAGTCATTTAACTCATTTATTAATGGCTGGAGTCGATTCAAAAATAGCTGCCTCTAGAGGTAGACATAGTTCCACAAGGGTTACCAATGACATTTATCGACATGTCATAAAAGGTGTCCAGCGGGATGCACTTACAAAGTACCGAGAAATTATTCCCACAAAAAAATAAGTTTGAACAAGCTTTCGGGCTTGTTCTTTTTTTATTTATCCTTTGTTATCGCTGATTATTTTATGTACTCGCGGGTATTTATTTTTACCTCGTGTTACCGGATTCTTACCGGGCAATTCGCATATTGCATTTTTATGCAATACCATTAGATTATTATGCAAAACCAATTCAACATAATAACAAAAGAAAAAAGCCTTCTAAGAAGGCTTAATTCTTGTTTTATGGAGCCTAGGGGGATCGAACCCCTGACCTCATCGCTGCCAGCGATGCGCTCTCCCAGCTGAGCTAAGGCCCCGTGATGTTGTTATCGTCATTCTCTCGATCGGCGACAAAAATAAAGATAACATAGGGGGAAGGGGCTTGTCAATATTTTTTTAGAAAGTTATTTTTAGCCGCCGTTCCCGCCTACATGATGCTTGGACAGAAGCTCGTTGAGCTCCTTCATGAACATATTGATGTCTTTAAATTGCCTGTACACCGAGGCAAAACGAATGTAGGCCACCTCGTCAACGGGATACAATTCAGACATGACGATCTCGCCGATCTCGCGGCTGTCCACCTCCGCTTGGGCGGTGTTGCGGATCTGCTTCTCGACCTCGGAGACGATCATTTCCAGTCTTTCTACGGACACAGGGCGCTTCTCACAAGCACGGATAAGGCCGCGGAGCATCTTCTCCCGGCTGAACTCCTCACGGCTGCCGTCCTTCTTAATCACGATGAGCGGAGTTTCTTCAACCATCTCAAACGTAGTAAAGCGCTTTTGGCACTTCTCACACTCCCGACGGCGTCTTATGGATTTATTCTCGTTCGCGGCACGTGAGTCCAACACTTTAGTACCGGAATAATCGCAGTATGGGCATTTCATCGGTTATTCTCCTTTCCAAAATTCCCAACAGCTCCCTGACATGAGATCCTTGTAAACGCGCATAATAGGTTTACCAACGACAAGGAGGTGAACAGACATGGGTGCAGGTCAATCCCGCAGCAATAACATATTGGTGGTTCCTCAAGCCAATGCGGCACTAGATCAAATGAAATACGAAGTAGCTCAAGAGCTGGGTATTGCCATCCCACAAGATGGCTACTACGGTAACATGGCTACTCGTGATACTGGTGCAATCGGTGGTCACATTACTCGCCGCTTGGTGCAAATCGCCGAGCAGCAATTGGCAGGTCAATTCAAATAATAACACGTTTTGAAGAATAGGAGAAGAAGCAGCCCGGACAACACTCCACATCAGGAGTGCCTGTCCGGCGCTTCTTTATTTCAGCTAGAATACATATCAACGGATTTCCCAATCCTCCGCATAGGTTTTGTAATACTTGTCATAATAATACGTAACGCGTTGGACGTAGCGTTTCGTTTCTCCATAAGGAATTTGATCTGTATTGTCGAGCGTTCCATCCCATTGTCCCTCCTGCAGCCAGCGGCTCACTTTGCCATGTCCTGCGTTATACCCGGCAAGAACAGCGAAGGTGTTGCCGTCAAACTGCTTGTACATCCAGTTCAAGTACCATGAACCTAGCTCAATGCTCACTGCAGGGTCGTCCAAACGATTTTTGAACGTACTGGGGAAAGATGCTTTCTCAATAATCCAATCCGATGTATCCGGCATCAGCTGCATTAGTCCATACGCGCCTTTATTGGACGTCACATCAGTCCTGTAATTGGTTTCTACCCGAATAACGGCCGCAATCAAAAAGGGATCCAGCTGGTACTTCTGTGCGCTTTGGCGAATCTCCTGTTCAAATTGGATCGGATAAAGTATACGTCCCAATACATTGCTGCCTAGAAACAAAAATAGCAAAAACGTCAGAAGCAGTAGGGCGAACACGCGCTTTTTGCGCCAAAAGCTCATGACATCCCCCTTTCCAGCCAAAACCGTTCGATTTGCATCTCCGTTTCCTCTATCGTACCCGAGTTATCGATGACGATATCGGCCAATTCCTTTTTCGTTTCGATCGGCATTTGCGAGTTCAATCGCTTGTCTGCCTGTTCCTTCGTTAAACCGTCCCGCACCATCAGACGCTCCATTTGGATGCTCCGAGGCACGTAGACTACCATCACCTGCTTGTACAAAGCCTGTAAACCTGATTCGTACAACAGCGGTACATCCACTACAACCAGCTTGTCCGGATGCTCTGCTTCATAAGCGTGCATCCGCTCGCGCATGGTTGCGCGAATCGGCGGATGCAGCAAGCCTTCGAGATCCTTCAGCGCACCCGCGTTCCCGAAGACGCGTTCGCCGAGCTTTTTCCGGTCAAGTGTGCCGTCCGGCAGCAGCAAGTTTGCTCCAAACCGGTCAATCACTTGAGCTAAGACGGGGGTGCCCGGCTCCACCACTTCTCTGGCAATGCGGTCCGCATCAATCAGCAGCGCTCCGCGGCGGACAAGCATGGAAGCAACTGTACTCTTGCCGCAGGCAATGCCCCCGGTTAATCCGATGTTCAATGGGTCTCCCCCTAAACCAAGATAAGAAAACAATCATTAGAATAATTTCACAATTCCCATGAGGATTAGAAGAAATCCTGGTAAAATGGAAAGCTTGCGAATCCACCTCAGCTCCGCATACCGAAAACCGATCTGCAGGCCGATACCTAGGAACGTCCCGCTGGCCAGTGCAATCACCGCCGCGGTAAGCCACGGTGTGAAGCCGAGCATCGCTGCCCCAATTCCCGCACCGAACGCATCCAGTGACAGAGCGACACCAAGAAGTACAGCTTCGTACGCCGAAATATTCCCTGACCGGTCCACATCGGCGATTGACGGCGTCCGTAAGATTTGAATTACCAGCCCCAACCGCTTCAGCTCAATATACCATATAGCTTTAGCCCCTGCCGGCGCCGATTCAAGCACTACGGGTGTCCTTGAGGTTTCCTCTTTCCCCTCTTCGTCCTTTTTGCCGGAGAAGATTTGATAGACCGCCCAAACGCCAATTCCCATCAGAATTATTGCTCCGACGTATTGTGCAACTGCCGGATCGACGACACGTGCCATCAGCACGCCAACCTGCATGGAAGTATAAATAATAAGGCCGGAACAAAAAGAAATAATAACAATCGACAGCAGCGGAATACGGATCTTGCGAAACCCATACATGACACCGACGCCGAAACCGTCCAGACTGACAGCAAACGCCAGAAGTATCAATGAGACGACAGGCAGCATGCCATTCCCTCCCTTTCCAGATCATCTTCACTCCATACTATATGGAAGATCTGGGCGGGGGGTGCATCACTGTACCCTTCCCTCTCGATGTGCTATTTTACGTCAGACGCTTCACTGGATCCTTTTGCGTTTTAACGGTTGGCACTTAGGACAATAATGGGTCCCGCGTCCTGCAACGACCGTTTTTTCGATGCTGTGCCCGCACTGGAAACAAGGCTCTGCTTTGCGGCCATACATTTTGAACTGATGTTGAAACATGCCGATTTCACCTTGACCGTTCACATACGATTTTATGGTAGAGCCGCCTACAGCTACAGCACTTTTCAGAGTCGTCACAACCGCCTCATACAGCTTGGCCAGCTCTTGCTTGCTTAAGCTGTGGGCTTCGCGCTCAGGATGGATCCCGGCCAGGAACAGCGATTCATCTACATAAATATTCCCGAGTCCGACAATGTATTCCTGGTTTAGTAGCAGCGGCTTGATTTTCGTTGAACGCTTCCCGATCCGCTCCCGAAAGGCCTCGAACGTAAATCCGTCGTCCAAAGGCTCAAGACCCAGCTTCTTCAGCGGAGCTTCCAATAGATCTTGGTCTTTTGGGTAAAGATGCATGGTCCCGAATTGACGCACATCCTTATATC
This genomic window contains:
- a CDS encoding class I SAM-dependent DNA methyltransferase, producing MAKENLVTSLEDKLWAAADKLRGSIASSKYKDVVLGIIFLKYISDRFDHRYNELVAEGDGFEDDRDEYERFNVFYVPEKARWKHIIENATKPNIGQIIDEAFIAIEKENKKLAGVLPKIYSGADVDQRRVGEVVMVFENADTLLIEEDALGRVYEYFLGKFAFMLGQGGGEFYTPSSVVKLLVEMIEPFEGTIYDPCCGSGGMFVQAQKFVQAHGGNAYKLSVYGQELNAETRRLATMNLAIRGIEANLGKIHADTFHDDQFKDVKFDYILANPPFNISDWGQDSLLNDSRWKWGIPAKGNANYGWLSHMISKLKPSKGVAGIVLANGSLSSQTSGEGNIRAKFIEEDLVDCIVALPDKLFFTTGIPVCLWFLRRGKKRKGEVLFIDARDKGTLISRKLRELNEDDIKSIADTYHKWLNNDGYQDEIGFCKSANLEEIQKHNNVLTPGRYVGVKEITDDEPFEEKMEKLVSELADLMSDSSVLDEKIKKSLGAIGYEF
- a CDS encoding toll/interleukin-1 receptor domain-containing protein yields the protein MKERIKAFFSYSWDNRQHEQWVVDLANRLRADGGIDAQIDKFVLYEKTVNLNQMMIEAMHDYDYVVVVLTENYANKANSFTGGVGFESELLLPTLRRNKDKIILIMRHSGDFDVVFPFHMQDYYAIDFSNEEQFENKLQELIRRIYRVSPYQKAPLGEIPQFDSAVITPSVPTKSAKSLFADIQMPNLKKYTDLDKEEHLKRSYKEVKDLFIQLFEHVQSVNPNFKFTLVEDSSQKCMFNSYVDGQLKTGLKMWVGGFSHSSPSINFHYGAHSFNDNSMNEMIYSEVKNDTLSLRMTMNFYDRDESTTPETIVRTIWKNHILTALKI
- the nrdR gene encoding transcriptional regulator NrdR, producing the protein MKCPYCDYSGTKVLDSRAANENKSIRRRRECEKCQKRFTTFEMVEETPLIVIKKDGSREEFSREKMLRGLIRACEKRPVSVERLEMIVSEVEKQIRNTAQAEVDSREIGEIVMSELYPVDEVAYIRFASVYRQFKDINMFMKELNELLSKHHVGGNGG
- a CDS encoding alpha/beta-type small acid-soluble spore protein, which translates into the protein MGAGQSRSNNILVVPQANAALDQMKYEVAQELGIAIPQDGYYGNMATRDTGAIGGHITRRLVQIAEQQLAGQFK
- a CDS encoding lytic transglycosylase domain-containing protein; this encodes MSFWRKKRVFALLLLTFLLFLFLGSNVLGRILYPIQFEQEIRQSAQKYQLDPFLIAAVIRVETNYRTDVTSNKGAYGLMQLMPDTSDWIIEKASFPSTFKNRLDDPAVSIELGSWYLNWMYKQFDGNTFAVLAGYNAGHGKVSRWLQEGQWDGTLDNTDQIPYGETKRYVQRVTYYYDKYYKTYAEDWEIR
- the coaE gene encoding dephospho-CoA kinase (Dephospho-CoA kinase (CoaE) performs the final step in coenzyme A biosynthesis.), with translation MNIGLTGGIACGKSTVASMLVRRGALLIDADRIAREVVEPGTPVLAQVIDRFGANLLLPDGTLDRKKLGERVFGNAGALKDLEGLLHPPIRATMRERMHAYEAEHPDKLVVVDVPLLYESGLQALYKQVMVVYVPRSIQMERLMVRDGLTKEQADKRLNSQMPIETKKELADIVIDNSGTIEETEMQIERFWLERGMS
- the ytaF gene encoding sporulation membrane protein YtaF, coding for MLPVVSLILLAFAVSLDGFGVGVMYGFRKIRIPLLSIVIISFCSGLIIYTSMQVGVLMARVVDPAVAQYVGAIILMGIGVWAVYQIFSGKKDEEGKEETSRTPVVLESAPAGAKAIWYIELKRLGLVIQILRTPSIADVDRSGNISAYEAVLLGVALSLDAFGAGIGAAMLGFTPWLTAAVIALASGTFLGIGLQIGFRYAELRWIRKLSILPGFLLILMGIVKLF
- the mutM gene encoding DNA-formamidopyrimidine glycosylase — its product is MPELPEVETVRRTLKQLVIGKTVERVSVLLPRIIQHPDDIEAFQMLLCGETIRSVERRGKFLRFIFDHYTLVSHLRMEGRYGLYGGEEPMELHTHVVFHFTDGTELRYKDVRQFGTMHLYPKDQDLLEAPLKKLGLEPLDDGFTFEAFRERIGKRSTKIKPLLLNQEYIVGLGNIYVDESLFLAGIHPEREAHSLSKQELAKLYEAVVTTLKSAVAVGGSTIKSYVNGQGEIGMFQHQFKMYGRKAEPCFQCGHSIEKTVVAGRGTHYCPKCQPLKRKRIQ